TTTGTATAGTTTTTTGGATTTTGTTTCTGTCTTTTTATCTTTGAATATGCGTAATGGGTAGGTTAATTTGTCATTTAATTTTCTGATTTTGAAATTTTCTTTGGGGAAAATTAAAGGAACGATTTTATACTTAGAAATACCGATTTGGTAGTTTTCGTATTTGTAATATCCTCGATCGAATATTATTGTGTCTCCTTTTCGGATTATTCGTCGTTTTTGTAGGTTTTCCATTATTTCTGTGAAGATTTTTGTATCGTGTGGTGCTCCAGAGTGGATTAAAATGGCAACGGGCATTGCAGATTCATATTCTATGACTATGGTGGCTTTAAATCCTATGTAAAATCCATAGGATGATGCATAGCTCCATTTTAGATTTTGTTTTTTTAAGTGTTTTTTAGAACGGTGTTTACGTTTGGTATTGTAATCTAAGTCTATTGATGTGGCATCAACGATAAATGTTTGTTTTCCACGTTTTTTAAGGGGTTTTATTTGCATTAATATGCTGTTGGTGATTTTAACGTATGTTTCGGGTTTGAATCTGGATATGAATTCAGAGACTTGAATGGCATTTGGAATTTGATCTTCTATTTTGAAGAATTTTCTCAA
This genomic interval from Methanobacterium sp. Maddingley MBC34 contains the following:
- a CDS encoding transposase family protein (PFAM: Transposase DDE domain_SP) — protein: MQHCLNYSKEDPNYILLKKIFKIIGSRKTRTIIASKGVKNINMMILSIKIIFTAIFFNTTIEFVVSELKRDKKLRKFFKIEDQIPNAIQVSEFISRFKPETYVKITNSILMQIKPLKKRGKQTFIVDATSIDLDYNTKRKHRSKKHLKKQNLKWSYASSYGFYIGFKATIVIEYESAMPVAILIHSGAPHDTKIFTEIMENLQKRRIIRKGDTIIFDRGYYKYENYQIGISKYKIVPLIFPKENFKIRKLNDKLTYPLRIFKDKKTETKSKKLYKRLKKILLQKIENWKRYKPIRGKIEDFFKLCKSGLGLKKLHKYTPDSAKKTTIITVLLAGLITTQGYNSKTALQKLSET